GGCGAATTTAAAAACCGCCAAAGCCAATGTGGAAAAGGCCCAGGTAGCCGTTAAAGACGCTGCCCAAAACTTACAGCGTCGTCTGGAGCTTTTCAAAGCAGCTTTAATTTCAGCCAGTGATCGGGATACGGCCCAAACTGCTTACGATTCAGCGGTTGCACAATTGAAAGCGGCTCAGGCGCAGGAAGATTCTGCGGAAGCCCAACTTAAGTCTACTCAGGCCCAATACCGATCGGCTCTTGCAAAGCGAGATGCAGCAGTGGCTGCCATCAAACAGGCTGAAGCTGCCCTTGAACAGGCTAAGGTCAACCTGGAACATACCACCATTCGTTCTCCTATAGATGGAATCGTCATTTCCAGGAGTGTCGATGTGGGTCAGACTGTGGCCGCCAGCCTGCAGGCCCCCACTTTATTTACCATTGCCCAAGATCTGACCAGAATGCAGGTAAATGCCAGTATAGATGAAACCGATATTGGGAAAGTTCGAGTAGGCCAGGAAGTTATTTTTACCGTCAGTGCTTATCCTGGAGAGAGTTTCAGTGGGAAAGTGACCCAGATTCGAAATCAGCCCATTACCACCCAGAATGTGGTGACCTATGATACAATTATTGAGGTGGACAATCCAGAATTAAAGTTGAAGCCTGGGATGACGGCTACGGTAAGTATTATTACGGCCAAACGGGAGGGTGTGAAGAGAGTTTTAAATGCCGCTCTCAATTTTAAACCTGATTTTCTACAAGCCGGGAAAAACCCCATCAAGTCTTCCTCCCAGGAAGGAAATTCCGATGGATCC
This portion of the Candidatus Limnocylindrales bacterium genome encodes:
- a CDS encoding efflux RND transporter periplasmic adaptor subunit, producing ANLKTAKANVEKAQVAVKDAAQNLQRRLELFKAALISASDRDTAQTAYDSAVAQLKAAQAQEDSAEAQLKSTQAQYRSALAKRDAAVAAIKQAEAALEQAKVNLEHTTIRSPIDGIVISRSVDVGQTVAASLQAPTLFTIAQDLTRMQVNASIDETDIGKVRVGQEVIFTVSAYPGESFSGKVTQIRNQPITTQNVVTYDTIIEVDNPELKLKPGMTATVSIITAKREGVKRVLNAALNFKPDFLQAGKNPIKSSSQEGNSDGSGTAYGSEKRDKNSGSSKSSPRGTRRVWVLSESGPRPVSVEVGLTDGTYTEIKGDSLQEGQEVIIGTEGLKTASPQQSGRPPGFGRPF